CTACGATAATGGCATATACTCCACACAGATGTACACTCAGAGAGTGCAGCAAATCTTAGCTTCCCATAACCCCACAAAgcctatatttttatacattgccTACCAGGCTGTTCACTCACCCCTGCAAGCCCCTGTCAGGTACTTCGAACACTACAGATCCATTATCAACATAAACCGGCGGAGGTATGCGGCCATGCTTTCCTGCTTGGATGAAGCAATCAACAATGTGACCCTGGCTCTAAAGACATATGGTTTCTATAACAACAGCATCATCATTTACTCTTCAGATAATGGTGGCCAGCCCACGGCAGGAGGAAGTAACTGGCCTCTCAGAGGTAGCAAAGGAACCTACTGGGAAGGGGGGATCCGGGCTATTGGCTTTGTGCATAGCCCGCTTCTGAAAAACAAGGGGACCGTGTGCAAGGAGCTTGTGCACATCACGGACTGGTACCCGACTCTGATTTCACTGGCCGAAGGACAGATTGATGAGGACATTCATCTAGATGGCTACGACATCTGGGAGACCATAAGCGAAGGCCTTCGTTCACCCCGAGTAGATATTTTGCACAACATCGATCCCATTTACACCAAGGCCAGAAACGGGTCGTGGGCGGCGGGCTACGGGATCTGGAACACGGCCATCCAGTCTGCCATCCGGGTGCAGCACTGGAAGCTGCTCACCGGAAACCCGGGCTACGGCGACTGGGTTCCGCCTCAGTCTTTCAGCAACCTGGGGCCAAACCGGTGGCACAATGAACGCATCACCTTGTCCACTGGCAAGAGCGTGTGGCTTTTCAACATCACGGCTGACCCGTACGAGAGGGTGGACCTGTCGCACAGGTACCCCGGGATCGTGAAGAAGCTCCTGCGGAGGATCTCCCAGTTCAACAGAACCGCGGTGCCCGTCCGGTACCCGCCCAGAGACCCCAGGAGCAACCCTCGGCTCAACGGGGGAGTCTGGGGCCCATGGTAtaaagaggaaaacaagaaaaagaagccaaGGAAAAATAAGgctgagaaaaagcaaaagaaaaagaagataaagaagaagaaacagcagaAGGCAGGCGGCTCATTCCCAAACTGCCACTCGGGCCTTCCTCGGGGATAAGGACAGGTACTTCCTGTTTGCTTAAACTCAAGTCAGTTCTTATCTTTCAGCTGTTTGCTAGGTGAGCCAGCAAATTCGGCTCCAGAATGCCTCTGCCACACGTGTCAGGCTTGTTTTCATGTTGTGCCGCTCCAGAGACCTCCGCCACCTGGCCGCCACAGGGAAACGGGCCTGCTCGGTGCCCAAGGTGCTGCTGTCCCGAACCCCGCTTAGGGAGAATGGAGGTGCTCCTCTATGAAAGGGCACGATTGCAGCTGCTGTGCCTCAGTCACTTGACCAAACTCTATGCTTTAAATAATAGGAGGGGGTGACAACCTGCAGTCGACGAGCATGCTAATTCGATGGAAGTTACAGGGTAGCGTGATGACAACTACCTTTGATTAAAGTACAGTCAAAGATTTATGTCACCTCAAAGGccttgaataatatattttcttagtgAATTTTTGTATCCCTGTCATATGACACTTGGGGTTTTTTTGATTAATTCTATTTCATGTACCATTTCCTTTCCTGTGAAaataagttggttttttttttcacatgcgAACAGCTTGCACCTCATTTTATCATGCACGAGGGAATGTCAAATAAGAGTGTTTGAGCACACTGCCAACAATGAATGTAACTGTCGTCTGAATACTTTAATAGAATGACAATTCAGTATAaagtacataatttatttttacagaagatattaaatattttgtttgcataAAAAGTTAtgcaaatgattttaattttatttttattttctgcatgcCATCAAAagaattgttttacatttcttcaaGATTACCAAGCACTGTAATACTATAAATTGCTGTAATACTGTGTGAATTCATagactataaaaagaaaattattccaagaacattattatcatcattgttcAACCATAATTTTGAATGTAATAAGATGAAtatattctttacaaattactTGGAAATTCAGTATTTGTGCAGAGTTGAGACAACTTTATTGTTTCTATCATAAACTATTTATGTatcttaattattaaaatgatttattttatggcACTAGCAAATTTAGTGTGGCTTTTCTGATCTAACCTCtagatataattatttcattcatctaatcaaacaaaaaactttattaaTAGGCAATTGAAGGTATGGTTTGCTAACAACCATAATAATATGATTTTACAAATAAGAGATGTTTCCACGTGGCTACTGCACGGAGGAAGATGTTCAcctattaataaataacattcatGATGACCTTATTCTTATAGAAAGTGGACCCTGTGAGGAGATACAGAGAAATGGGTTCTGCCTGGAGCAGTTATTATAAAAAACTAGTTTGAAATTCCCACATGCAAACATCATGAGGAGAATTAAAGGCATATCATCTGTAATGAAGTTTAGCAATGAGCATAGATTGATGTGGTTCTTATAGGCCCTGAAGTTTTCTCTCAAGTGTCCCCTCCTAATACAGAGGCCCCCTAAGCCTCACAGTGTACACTTGAAGAGTCACAGATGGCTAGAACTATGATCTGTGAAGTTACAACTGTGgtaagaaaatgtgtgtgttggTATGACAGCACAGCATTACACAAATCTGTACCAACACAAGGGACTGTCCCTCACCGTTTCTGGAAATCTACAAAAGAATCTGTAAACTAGTACTGAAATTACTAAAGTGAATAAAATGATCTAAAAGAttttaatcttaatattttatttctagaatttataactcttttattttatagtataaagTTGTATTTCCTGAAGTTTGTGTTTTGTcaactgtatcttttttttttttttttttttgagacagagtctcgctttgttgtccaggctagagtgagtgccatggcgtcagcctagctcacagcaacctcaaactcctgggctcgagggatccttctgcctcagcctcccgagtagctgggactacaggcatgagccaccatgcccggctaattttttctatatatatatcagttggccaattaatttccttctatttatagtagagacggggtctcactcttgctcaggctggtttcgaactcctgaccttgagtgatccaccaaCTGTATCTTTTAAAtgagtcttaaaaatcaaaagaatattgtCTGCGTCTTCCTTTCTTGGTggcacataaaatattaataatgtaatttaCAATAGATGGtatcttataaattaaaaaaatatagagtaATCTAAACAAAGTTCTGAGGGAAATAAGCTTGGTAAATGCTGCATTAAACAATTAAAGGGGTCACTTTAATGTAGACTATCTTAGAGTTTTCAAAATCTTAGTTTGCACTCTAACTCTTTTACAGGAGAAATATTTTgtactatattttctaatttatttcaccATAAAAGTCTTCTTCTCTATAGCACACTGCACAGGACTGGGGTATTGAGAAGTTATTAAATGTATAGATATTGTAAACATAGGGAAAACATAGAATCTTCTAGAAGTTCccagaaagacaaaaaagtagCAAAGAGGCAGACTAGGATTATGAAAACTAACTCATGCTGGAGCCCAGCAGGTATTACGTATTATGATATGATTTTAAGTTCTCTGAAAATGACCATAACTTTCTCAATGAATGAATTAGCCCatagctgttttttgtttttgttttttgtttgtttgtttaatcagAAATGGCTTTACAGATGCCGATCACTGTTTTAAAGAGAGTACCTGCCACCTGCTCATGACTCTAGGTAGGCTGTGGCTTAAGAGAAGTCTCAGTGTCTGAACCTTAAGAAACTAAAATCTAACGTAAGTCCTGTATAAATCACacacaaacaacaaatgtttccAAAATGCTGTTAAAAAATCACTAGGAATTTCAAGATGGTCAGGAAGGAAAACACTGTGCACTTGAGTTTTATGCCCTGATCACTGAAGCTATGTGAATATTGGGCATTTGTCCTCAGGTGTCACTCTCCTACACCGCGATCCTGCGGATGCATTTCTAGACTGTGTGTGGCTCTTTCAAGTGTAGACTGCGCCTCTTTTAGACCTCTGGCTTATTCTTAGGATTCCTAAAGAAACTCCCACTATCTTTGTCAGAAAATACTTTGTTAATATAGCTCTGTGTCTGGGGTGGGaaaggatataaaaaatattctcttcaaataaaagtgaacaagaacaaaaacattcGTGGTACTTTTCAATCAGTGAAAACAACCACCTTAGGTCTGTCAACTGTCAAGTCTAACTAAAGGACTTGTTCCATCTATATTACATACTCTTTCCTCACTTTTCTAAAAATTGAGTGAATATTACAGTTTCCTCGACTAGAcccctttaaaaaatcttaagaatAGAGGGAAAACTGGGTCATTGGTACTTGAATAATTATACAATTACTTTTTTGTACTTATGCTCAGCATTAATCTATAAGAACCTTCCATATTAGTGGGTATACctggaatttctttttgtattactgagtaatattccattatatagataaACCAcaaatttttttatcctttcatatattgatgggcatttgggttgtttccaggtttAAGCTAATACAACTAAAAATGCTATGCATTTTCACGTAGAAGTCTTATTTGGTTGTTCAAGGCAACCGAATTTGGCATCAAGATTAACTTCCTAAGCATTTTACTCACAGCATTTCTGAACACACGAATTGTGACTTTGTCAGTAGCAGTCAGTCAGGACGTTTGTCATCGGCAGAAAAATGCTGCTTTGCCAAAAGCAGCCACAATCATATGTCCTAAGCTAATAGCCACATTGTTTCCTGGAGGGAAATTACTTCATAAaattccctcattcattcattcaccaaatgttTACTGAATCATACTATCTAGATGTTCTaggtcaggtgtcctcaaactaccgccccGTGGGCCACaagccgcccgcctaggacatttatccggcccaccggctgtttttgccacagctgcctgtcctgcttagcagccgactagtcccgggcccacagtgtacACTCTTCAAcattctgagggacagtgaactggccccctgtttaaaaagtttgaggacccctagaaTCTAGGTACTTGGGATACATCCataaacaaaatggataaaaattctTAGCCTTGAGCAGGTTACCTTCTAGCCAAGTGAGGCAGACAATCAATAATAAACATAGCTAATAAAGTTATATACTATATCAAGTAGTGTGAAAAAAGAACAGATCAGGATAAGCTTAGATCTGTATTGGCCAGCACATAAAATAATACCAGACTCATACTTAACACTCCATATATTTTtcgaataaataaataaaataatcatatgtATCCATATGTTTAGCTACATTTGCTTGGGTTTCTGCTTTCCATTTCTTATATAATGATTTCACTACTGAAAAATAGAACCAATCATCCCTAATATCTTTAACAGAAATGATATGAAATACAGAAGTTGCTAGCACTATAAAAAACTAATACTGGTGTTACAGCAAAAGCCAAGCAAAAATCATACAATAATGAGAGCAAATTTTGTCTATATCATCTTTATTATCAAACAGGGTAGAATACAGTTATTCTAACACTACTTTTACTATTACAGACTACATTAGCTTAAATgagagtttcttaaaaaaaaaaaaaagggataggGCTTAATTGTGAATAACTTTTTGTACCAAGTCATGAAAGGAAAAAGTATAATTATCAAATAAACCTCTAAGTCTTCACAGAATTATAAAGCTAAATGGACTATACCTCACATCCTTGGATATATTATTACAAATCTTTCCAATGTGGCAAAGCAGGAATTATACTTTTTTagagatatatttttcttaagcattttaCTGGTTGTAGCATCTCTATGAAGTTGGTTGATTCATTGATTTAAAGCATGACACCAGAATGTCATCTTAGGTAGATTTTAACATATTTACCCAACTTTCAGTTTCACATCTGTGATTTGAAATTTCCGTACTCTCAAATTTACTACAGtcctattacattttttttcagttggctTATGCAATTTTAGATAAAATCAATCCCAATAATtgaaaaggaacaagaaaatgACAAAGACTCATTAGAAATGTCTACCCATCTACTCTTTGCAGAAATTTTTTAGCTGATAATTCTAAATGGAAAGCATCTTATCTCCTGAATCAAATAAGAGTAAAAGTTGTCTTTCAGAATAAAAATCCAAAAGCATTTATCAATATGACTCCTATCGTATTAATCTCTCTAGAAACCATGCTGTAAAAAGTAAAGCTTCTTCAGCCTTGAGAATTGTGAGCAGGGATACCTTCAACTGACCTTCTAAATCCTAAACAACTATGAGAAAGAAGTTTTCTATAACCCATTTTTTTcaatagctgggcacagtggcatgtgcctgtagtcccagctgctccagaggctgaaggaggagggtCCCTCAAGCCCAGAAGTTAGAGGCCACAGGGCACTATgatcgtgcctgtgaatagccactgtactccagactggacaacatagcaagaccctatctctaaaagacaaacacacaaaaattttataaccaaattttaaaaacttcatttcaCTTAGTATCTGAAACTATATTTATTTCATGTCATCGTCACCAAAATTTCTAGAGGCTCCCTTTTGGCAAAAATCATAGCGTAACTTGGCAGTCATGCAGACGTATTCTGTCTCAAAGGCATACTTACtaacatttctctatttttagcttttcctGATTGGAACAGTCCCCTGTAGTACCTATGGGGTGGAGAATTACAAGCATAAAAAGTCCTACATTAATTTTTACTGTGCATTTGGACTTAGTAGCAACAAAACAACAGTGTtttattacacttttttttttcttttcttcaaattttgCCCTAAGTCCTTAATAGTTAACTTAGTATTTCAGAGATCAAGGTCACAGTTGCCAAGGTGTCCTGTCCTCCCCAGCTGGGAGCAGCAGCCACAGTGGCGGTAGGGACAAGGTGAGGGGCGGGTGGCCCCTTGCCCCCACACTTGCCAGCATCCAGGCGGGGCGCAGGCTGGGTCTCTCTATCTTCTCACAATCAGCCCTGGCTCCACAGTTTATTTTCTTGGTCCCtttgtgtggggcgcggtggcaacgccattccaagatggcgcccgcttcctggtcacaccctgctgtaagtctgacaaacaagtgttcagcgcatgtgcaaagcgTTGTCTCCTCCTCAGAACTGGTTGGCCAATCAGATTATGCCTGGTGTAcctagtgcctatataagcccgctccgagagctcctcggggtcttccgcttGTAACCAgataagcaatccccattaaagcgctgtcagaagaactccggttgccgtgtcttccttgctggcgaggcgggcgcgacacctTTGTCCATCCCTGAGTCCCACGTCCCTTTCTGCCACACAACTAGGCACGCTATGCCTGTGTCCAAGAGAAATAACAACATTCAGAACCCTCCCCTCCGGAAGTTCCCCGGAATAAAGGGATGAGTGTGTAGATCTCTCCTCGTTCCCTGGTGATGAGAAGGCCCTAAACCTTAAAGGAGCCCAGGAGATCAGAGCCTGGGAGAGTGAGGGATGGGGAAAACAGACAAAGTGTTTCCACTCGAGTAAGCGGGTTACATCTCCCTTCAAGTCCAAGCAGCTTGCAGCTGCAATACCCAAAACCTACTCAGCTTCGGGAACTATAATAATTAATGCCTCCTCCTTCCGCCCAGAGGAGAGAGCAATGCGCAAAGTAGCTTCTGTTTTGGGCCTACCCGGCACCCACCTTTAGGAATTCCTTCTCTTTATCCTCTTAGGTAAAGGAGAGAACAACACAGATTTCTAACATTCTctacccacccccagcccaacTTCGGGAATTCTTGGACCCTTTCTCCTCTTGCCTGGAAGAAAGAGCAAAACCAATAGCACAATTTGAACTGCTTATCCCAATCCTACCCGCCAGTCTTAGCCAATAATTGTCTTCTGGTCCTTTCAATCTGTCTGCTGTTGGCTCTTGTCCTCTGTCTCTTCCAGAAAGCCATGTTTCAAATAGGATCCCATCCTTGTCAGCAGAGTTGGTAAGTTTTTAGTGTCTATGTTTATCCATTGTTATCTTGAAAGCAACCATGAAGTTGATCATGAGCCACGATCATGAATGACAGATCAGATTCATGATCACAGATCAGAGTCATTATTATTCCTTACAGCAGTCGCTGCACTGGTTTCCCACACGTGATGCAGTGAGAACCACATGTTTGGGACAACGTGTATCGGGATCATATCATAGGAGAGGAGCCCCGAAATTATGAATCTGAGGTGCTATATAGGAACAGGACAGccacctcctctcctttctttctgagaGGAAGAAGCCCTTGCTCCCTCGTCTTTTACAATCCTTTGCACCAAAAATGAATTGTCCcgggaagggagaagaggaagtcTATATCCTAGAAAGAAAGCATTTGGCTCTGGTAGAGATACTCTTTGAAGAGTATGCGATTTCATATTTATCTAACACAAGGCTTGTCATTTAACCCAGGTTAACAGTAACATTTGCTCAGAAAGCCCTACCCGTGCAAAAACATGACAATACTCACTTCTTGACACGGATCGGTGGCTGGCTAAGGATGGAGGTTAGAGCAGGGTTGACAGAAAACAGATAGGATGGAAACTTCTGTGCAAAGGAggtattttaaaactgaattgtAGAGATGAACATGCAaccacacaatttttaaaaaatcactgaactCTTAAAATGGCCAAATGGTATGGTATATAAAATTATTCCTCGAAAAAGCAATTAAATGCAAGTCACCCATTGGAAGAGTTATTCACAGTAAATATGACTTCAACATAGTTTTCCAGCATATAAAATGAACTCCTATAAATtcgtaagagaaaaaaatagaaaggccCCTCACAAAAGAtgatacacaaataaataataaatatatgaaaatatgctcaaaatcattaggtattatggaaatgcaaattaaaatcataatactATACCATTACATACCTATGAGAAAggccaaaatgaaaaagacaatacTAAGTGTTGGCGAGTATGTGGAACCTGCAGGTGAGATTGTCAGTGAGAGTGAAAATTAATACAATCACATTGAAAAACACCGTGATAGTATCAATGAAAGTTGAACATAGGCATCCCCATGACTATTTCAGGCCTAGAAATTTCAggcctaggtatatacccaggtATATACCaacagaaatgtttatatatatcaACATTTGgtaacactatatatatatatatatatatatatatatatacacacatacatatataatgtcaCCAAAAATCACATAAACTTATAATTCACAACAGCACTATTCATGGTACTTTAACACAGGAGCACCCCCGAATATTCATcaacaagaaaatgaataaatatactaTAGTATACTCATATAATGGAATGGTATTCCATTGAGGGGGAAGTTTTGGCAGGTTACTGAAAGAAGCACAAGTGGGGCTTCTGGGGTTCTGTCaatatttttatctctgtgcCATTTATGTGAGtgtgcccactttttaaaatttcgtTGAGCTATATAGCTATGGTGTAGTTGCTATACTTCTCACCACTACCAGAGTCTAAAGCAGACATGCTACCTTTTGTTATGGTAAATTTTGAATGTCAGCTTGACGGGATGAAGGCATATCTAGATGCCCTTCTTCTTTTCCCACCCTTGGACATCAGACCTCCAGGCTCTCCAGCTTCTGGACTCCAGGACTTCCCGGGTTCTGAGCCCTTCAGACTTAGACTGAGCCATGTCTGGCTTCCCTGTTTCCCCAGCTCGCAGACAGCctgttgtgggacttctcagcctccataatcgtGGAAGCCAGTTTCCCTAATAAAATCCCCTCTCATGTATCTATCTCTATAGCaatatttatatctgtatatctGCCTCTATACCACCTCCTGCTGGTCTGTATCTCTGGAGAACCCTAGTAATCCCTACGACATAACAATTCCACTCCCAGATATTTACTATTTACTGAAATCCAGGGATAAAACTAATACATACCTAGCAGAGTGTCTTCCACACTATGGTATTCAATTGATGTTGAACACAACTAGCAGTGTGTCTTCTACAATGTGGTATTCAATTAACTGTGAACACAGAATCTGCTCAcctgatatttcaatcttttttttttttttttgccatgtgaAATAGCATGTAGAAATTAGTGAGACCTAACAATCCATCCCCATTGCATAT
This portion of the Microcebus murinus isolate Inina chromosome 27, M.murinus_Inina_mat1.0, whole genome shotgun sequence genome encodes:
- the ARSJ gene encoding arylsulfatase J isoform X1 yields the protein MAPGGRAGPPPPPSSQAGVGPAKALLAMGALAGFWALSLLTYGYLSWGQGLQEDEEGAFLGQTGESPEPSSTATSQPHLIFILADDQGFRDVGYHGSEIKTPTLDKLAAEGVKLENYYVQPICTPSRSQFITGKYQIHTGLQHSIIRPTQPNCLPLDNATLPQKLKEVGYSTHMVGKWHLGFYRKECMPTKRGFDTFFGSLLGSGDYYTHYKCDSPGMCGYDLYENDNAAWDYDNGIYSTQMYTQRVQQILASHNPTKPIFLYIAYQAVHSPLQAPVRYFEHYRSIININRRRYAAMLSCLDEAINNVTLALKTYGFYNNSIIIYSSDNGGQPTAGGSNWPLRGSKGTYWEGGIRAIGFVHSPLLKNKGTVCKELVHITDWYPTLISLAEGQIDEDIHLDGYDIWETISEGLRSPRVDILHNIDPIYTKARNGSWAAGYGIWNTAIQSAIRVQHWKLLTGNPGYGDWVPPQSFSNLGPNRWHNERITLSTGKSVWLFNITADPYERVDLSHRYPGIVKKLLRRISQFNRTAVPVRYPPRDPRSNPRLNGGVWGPWYKEENKKKKPRKNKAEKKQKKKKIKKKKQQKAGGSFPNCHSGLPRG
- the ARSJ gene encoding arylsulfatase J isoform X2 codes for the protein MWSRFKPRYQIHTGLQHSIIRPTQPNCLPLDNATLPQKLKEVGYSTHMVGKWHLGFYRKECMPTKRGFDTFFGSLLGSGDYYTHYKCDSPGMCGYDLYENDNAAWDYDNGIYSTQMYTQRVQQILASHNPTKPIFLYIAYQAVHSPLQAPVRYFEHYRSIININRRRYAAMLSCLDEAINNVTLALKTYGFYNNSIIIYSSDNGGQPTAGGSNWPLRGSKGTYWEGGIRAIGFVHSPLLKNKGTVCKELVHITDWYPTLISLAEGQIDEDIHLDGYDIWETISEGLRSPRVDILHNIDPIYTKARNGSWAAGYGIWNTAIQSAIRVQHWKLLTGNPGYGDWVPPQSFSNLGPNRWHNERITLSTGKSVWLFNITADPYERVDLSHRYPGIVKKLLRRISQFNRTAVPVRYPPRDPRSNPRLNGGVWGPWYKEENKKKKPRKNKAEKKQKKKKIKKKKQQKAGGSFPNCHSGLPRG